One Egicoccus halophilus genomic region harbors:
- the mmsA gene encoding multiple monosaccharide ABC transporter ATP-binding protein, whose amino-acid sequence MATSAPILEMRDITKTFPGVKALTDVNLTVARGEVHAICGENGAGKSTLMKVLSGVYPHGSYDGEIRYDGEVSRFRGIRDSEARGIVIIHQELALSPYLSLAENIFLGNERARGGVIDWNATNREAARLLERVGLHEHPDTKVVDIGVGKQQLVEIAKALSKEVRLLILDEPTAALNDEDSAHLLELLRSLKAQGITSIIISHKLNEIAAIADATTILRDGMTIETLDMHGVEPVTEDRIIKGMVGRDLANRYPERDVAIGDEVLRISGWTVHHPIDRSRKVVDDAELFVRRGEVVGIAGLMGAGRTELAMSVFGRTYGANISGTLVKDGREITIRSVREAIRAGLAYATEDRKRYGLNLIDDIKRNISASALGKVANLGVVDAGREISAAERYRREMNIKTPSVDALVGKLSGGNQQKTVLSKWIFSDPDVLILDEPTRGIDVGAKYEIYQIINGLAAQGKAMIMISSELPELLGICDRIYAMSQGRITGVLPRDEADQESLMRFMTMDRMGVSR is encoded by the coding sequence ATGGCCACCTCCGCACCCATCCTCGAGATGCGGGACATCACGAAGACCTTCCCGGGCGTCAAGGCGCTGACCGACGTGAACCTCACGGTCGCCCGCGGCGAGGTCCACGCGATCTGCGGCGAGAACGGCGCCGGCAAGTCGACGCTGATGAAGGTCCTCTCCGGCGTCTACCCGCACGGCTCCTACGACGGGGAGATCCGTTACGACGGCGAGGTGAGCCGGTTCCGCGGCATCCGCGACAGCGAGGCCCGTGGCATCGTCATCATCCACCAGGAGCTCGCGCTGAGCCCCTACCTGTCCCTGGCGGAGAACATCTTCCTGGGCAACGAACGGGCCCGCGGCGGCGTCATCGACTGGAACGCCACCAACCGCGAGGCGGCCCGGCTGCTCGAGCGTGTCGGGCTGCACGAGCACCCCGACACGAAGGTCGTCGACATCGGGGTCGGCAAGCAGCAGCTGGTCGAGATCGCCAAGGCGCTCTCCAAGGAGGTGCGACTACTCATCCTCGACGAGCCGACGGCCGCCCTCAACGACGAGGACAGCGCGCACCTGCTCGAGCTGCTGCGCAGCCTCAAGGCCCAGGGCATCACCTCGATCATCATCTCGCACAAGCTCAACGAGATCGCCGCGATCGCCGACGCGACGACCATCCTGCGCGACGGCATGACGATCGAGACGCTCGACATGCACGGCGTCGAGCCGGTCACCGAGGACCGCATCATCAAGGGCATGGTCGGCCGCGACCTCGCCAACCGCTATCCCGAGCGTGACGTGGCGATCGGCGACGAGGTCCTGCGCATCTCCGGCTGGACCGTGCACCACCCGATCGACCGCAGCCGCAAGGTCGTCGACGACGCCGAGCTGTTCGTCCGTCGGGGCGAGGTCGTCGGCATCGCCGGGTTGATGGGGGCCGGGCGCACCGAGCTGGCCATGAGCGTGTTCGGCCGCACCTACGGTGCCAACATCTCGGGGACGCTGGTCAAGGACGGGCGCGAGATCACGATCCGCTCGGTGCGCGAGGCCATCCGCGCGGGGCTCGCCTATGCCACCGAGGACCGCAAGCGCTACGGCCTCAACCTCATCGACGACATCAAGCGCAACATCTCCGCCTCCGCCCTGGGCAAGGTGGCCAACCTCGGGGTGGTCGACGCCGGCCGCGAGATCTCGGCCGCCGAGCGCTACCGCCGCGAGATGAACATCAAGACCCCGAGCGTGGACGCGCTGGTCGGCAAGCTCTCCGGCGGCAACCAGCAGAAGACCGTGCTCAGCAAGTGGATCTTCTCCGATCCCGACGTGCTGATCCTCGACGAGCCGACCCGCGGCATCGACGTCGGGGCCAAGTACGAGATCTACCAGATCATCAACGGCCTGGCGGCGCAGGGCAAGGCGATGATCATGATCTCCTCCGAGCTGCCGGAGCTGCTCGGCATCTGTGACCGCATCTACGCGATGAGCCAGGGCCGCATCACCGGCGTCCTGCCGCGCGACGAGGCGGACCAGGAATCCCTCATGCGCTTCATGACCATGGACAGAATGGGAGTCTCCCGATGA
- the chvE gene encoding multiple monosaccharide ABC transporter substrate-binding protein: protein MKRFRLITTAMAGVMLAGSLVGCSSERTTDTEPAANPDEGGEQATDGDGELIGIAMPTRSLERWNNDGAHLESLLQEAGYSTSLQYADNKVEQQITQLENMINQDAAVLVVASIDGTALAPVLERAAEQDIKVVAYDRLINGTEAVDYYATFDNYLVGQLQGQYIEEQLGLAEGEGPFNLEPFAGSPDDNNAKFFFSGAWDVLLPYVESGQLEVPSGKAPASNDDWQSIGVQGWASATAQSEMDNRLNSFYGDKQVDVVLSPNDSLALGIAQALEAAGYTPGEDWPLLTGQDADEANVKNMLADKQSMTVWKDTRTLGDQVAKMVDEIVTGAEVEVNDTETYDNGNKVVPSYLLPPQVVTKDTVESSLVESGFFTAEQLGL, encoded by the coding sequence ATGAAGCGATTTCGCCTGATCACGACGGCCATGGCCGGCGTGATGCTGGCCGGCAGCCTGGTCGGCTGCTCCAGCGAGCGCACCACCGACACCGAGCCCGCCGCCAACCCCGACGAGGGTGGCGAGCAGGCGACGGACGGCGACGGTGAGCTCATCGGTATCGCCATGCCCACCCGCTCGCTCGAGCGGTGGAACAACGACGGCGCCCACCTCGAGTCGCTGCTGCAGGAGGCCGGCTACAGCACCTCGCTGCAGTACGCCGACAACAAGGTCGAGCAGCAGATCACCCAGCTCGAGAACATGATCAACCAGGACGCCGCCGTCCTGGTCGTGGCCTCGATCGACGGCACCGCGCTGGCCCCCGTGCTGGAGCGCGCCGCCGAGCAGGACATCAAGGTCGTCGCCTACGACCGGCTGATCAACGGGACCGAGGCCGTCGACTACTACGCCACCTTCGACAACTACCTCGTGGGCCAGCTCCAGGGGCAGTACATCGAGGAGCAGCTCGGCCTGGCCGAGGGCGAGGGTCCGTTCAACCTCGAGCCGTTCGCCGGGTCGCCCGACGACAACAACGCCAAGTTCTTCTTCTCGGGTGCCTGGGACGTCCTGCTGCCCTACGTCGAGTCGGGCCAGCTCGAGGTCCCCTCGGGCAAGGCGCCGGCGAGCAACGACGACTGGCAGTCGATCGGTGTCCAGGGTTGGGCGTCGGCCACCGCGCAGTCCGAGATGGACAACCGTCTCAACTCGTTCTACGGCGACAAGCAGGTCGACGTCGTCCTGTCGCCCAACGACTCGTTGGCGCTGGGCATCGCCCAGGCCCTCGAGGCCGCCGGCTACACCCCGGGTGAGGACTGGCCGCTCCTGACCGGTCAGGACGCCGACGAGGCCAACGTCAAGAACATGCTGGCCGACAAGCAGTCGATGACCGTGTGGAAGGACACCCGCACCCTCGGTGACCAGGTCGCCAAGATGGTCGACGAGATCGTCACGGGCGCGGAGGTCGAGGTCAACGACACCGAGACCTACGACAACGGCAACAAGGTCGTCCCGTCCTACCTGCTGCCCCCGCAGGTGGTCACCAAGGACACCGTCGAGTCGTCGCTGGTCGAGTCGGGCTTCTTCACCGCCGAGCAGCTCGGCCTGTAG
- a CDS encoding DJ-1/PfpI family protein has translation MRIAVHVFDDAEELDWVGPWEVFTTWAMFDDTVEVISVAREAGVVRCAKGLEVVAQTGWEELGPVDLVVYPGGRGTRAHLGDEAIRSWVRDLHAAGTTMVSVCTGSLVYADAGLLDGRPATTHWGTLDRLGELGRDLRVRPDDRFVDDGDVVTAAGVSAGIDVALHLVARFAGADRAREVRRYLQYDPQPPV, from the coding sequence ATGAGGATCGCGGTCCACGTCTTCGACGACGCCGAGGAACTCGACTGGGTCGGCCCGTGGGAGGTGTTCACCACCTGGGCGATGTTCGACGACACCGTCGAGGTGATCTCGGTGGCCCGTGAGGCGGGGGTCGTGCGCTGCGCCAAGGGTCTCGAGGTGGTGGCGCAGACCGGTTGGGAGGAGCTCGGCCCGGTCGACCTGGTGGTCTATCCCGGGGGACGCGGCACCCGCGCCCACCTGGGCGACGAGGCGATCCGCTCCTGGGTCCGGGACCTGCACGCCGCCGGCACGACCATGGTCAGCGTGTGCACCGGGTCGTTGGTGTACGCCGACGCCGGCCTGCTGGACGGGCGTCCGGCCACCACCCACTGGGGAACGCTCGATCGGCTCGGCGAGCTCGGTCGCGACCTCCGGGTCCGCCCCGACGACCGGTTCGTCGACGACGGTGACGTCGTCACGGCCGCCGGGGTGTCCGCGGGCATCGACGTCGCGCTGCACCTGGTCGCCCGGTTCGCCGGCGCCGACCGCGCCCGCGAGGTCCGCCGCTACCTCCAGTACGACCCGCAGCCGCCCGTCTGA
- a CDS encoding ROK family transcriptional regulator has protein sequence MSNSTAAAPPPTGEGTPSRVVGRRRSTAVRQETMRRHNLSLVLREVLDSPVPVSRSELAAATGLTRATVSSLVEVLLAADLLGELAPVTPQGAGRPAVPLVPARGTVAAIGMVLNVDYLGVRAMDLSGDVLVDHIERDDFRGSDPEAVMGRAGQMLQRVVDHLQGNTRLAGAGLALPGLVAKTSRTLRLAPNLGWREVDLNRFLEQPPFAGLRVAVGNEANLAARAEIRARGEDAPNFVYVNGEVGVGGAMVQGGEVFVGPRGGAGEIGHVCIEPDGPACHCGSTGCLEQYAGMDAILDAAGLPRGTPPHALAARALADDTRVQAAVERAGWALGIALANTFNMVAVNRVVLAGSFAAIAELVQPATEAQLQRRVMLSPWVPPRIDVAVAGENAAMTGAALAAFDDVVADPAAWGAAATPA, from the coding sequence ATGTCGAACTCGACGGCGGCCGCGCCGCCACCCACCGGGGAGGGCACGCCGTCGCGTGTCGTTGGGCGTCGCCGTTCCACGGCCGTGCGCCAGGAGACGATGCGTCGTCACAACCTCAGCCTGGTGCTCAGGGAGGTCCTCGACTCCCCCGTCCCGGTCTCGCGCTCCGAGCTCGCCGCGGCGACCGGGCTGACCCGGGCGACGGTGTCGTCGCTGGTCGAGGTGCTCCTCGCCGCCGACCTGCTGGGCGAGCTCGCCCCGGTGACGCCCCAGGGGGCGGGACGGCCCGCGGTCCCGCTCGTGCCCGCCCGCGGCACGGTCGCGGCGATCGGCATGGTCCTCAACGTCGACTACCTCGGGGTCCGGGCGATGGACCTGTCCGGTGACGTGCTCGTCGACCACATCGAGCGGGACGACTTCCGCGGCAGCGACCCGGAGGCGGTGATGGGCCGCGCCGGGCAGATGCTCCAGCGGGTGGTGGACCACCTGCAGGGCAACACCCGGTTGGCCGGTGCGGGTCTGGCCCTGCCCGGCCTGGTGGCCAAGACCAGCCGGACCCTGCGCCTGGCGCCGAACCTCGGCTGGCGCGAGGTCGACCTCAACCGGTTCCTCGAGCAACCGCCCTTCGCCGGCCTGCGGGTGGCGGTGGGCAACGAGGCCAACCTCGCCGCGCGGGCGGAGATCCGTGCCCGGGGCGAGGACGCGCCCAACTTCGTCTACGTCAACGGTGAGGTCGGCGTCGGCGGCGCGATGGTGCAGGGTGGCGAGGTGTTCGTCGGACCACGCGGCGGCGCCGGCGAGATCGGCCACGTCTGCATCGAGCCCGACGGGCCGGCCTGCCACTGCGGCTCCACCGGCTGCCTGGAGCAGTACGCCGGCATGGACGCGATCCTCGACGCCGCAGGACTGCCCCGCGGCACCCCGCCGCACGCGCTTGCGGCCCGGGCACTGGCCGACGACACCCGCGTCCAGGCCGCCGTCGAGCGCGCCGGGTGGGCGCTGGGGATCGCGCTCGCGAACACGTTCAACATGGTCGCGGTGAACCGGGTCGTGCTGGCCGGCTCGTTCGCGGCCATCGCAGAACTGGTGCAACCGGCCACCGAGGCACAACTGCAACGCCGGGTGATGCTCTCGCCGTGGGTCCCACCCCGCATCGACGTGGCCGTGGCCGGCGAGAACGCGGCCATGACCGGCGCCGCCCTGGCCGCGTTCGACGACGTGGTCGCCGACCCCGCGGCCTGGGGCGCGGCCGCCACGCCCGCCTGA
- the xylB gene encoding xylulokinase codes for MALVAGVDSSTQSCKVVLRDADTGELVRSGRAAHPDGTEVAPAHWWQALTAAVEDAGGLDDVEAIAVGGQQHGMVALDEDGEVVRDALLWNDTRSAAAALELIAELGEGDASAGAAVWANAVGIVPVASFTVTKLRWLAEHEPEHAARVAAVALPHDWLTWRLAGASSLESLTTDRSDASGTGYWSPHTGDYRRDLLTRGLGHDAVLPRVVGPAERAGTGAAGVVPGLGADVALGPGAGDNAAAALGLGLRPGEVAVSIGTSGVVSAIATAPTSDASGLVAGFADATGHFLPLVCTLNASRVLDAACRLLGVDHAELSRLALSAPLGADGLVLVPYLEGERTPNRPDDTGALHGLRPDNLTPANLARAAVEGLLCGLADGLDELRANGVQVERLHLIGGGARSEALQRIAPALFGVDVEVPPAGEYVADGAARQAAWVLAGGDTPPDWGGARGAPVAHAADEDGAFVRERYAAVRELTATAWGRR; via the coding sequence ATGGCACTCGTGGCAGGGGTGGACTCCTCCACCCAGTCCTGCAAGGTCGTCCTGCGGGACGCCGACACCGGCGAGCTCGTCCGGAGCGGGCGGGCTGCCCACCCCGACGGCACGGAGGTGGCGCCTGCCCACTGGTGGCAGGCGCTCACCGCGGCCGTCGAGGACGCCGGCGGCCTCGACGACGTCGAGGCCATCGCCGTGGGCGGACAACAGCACGGCATGGTCGCCCTCGACGAGGACGGCGAGGTGGTCCGCGACGCACTGTTGTGGAACGACACCCGTTCGGCCGCCGCGGCGCTCGAACTCATCGCCGAGCTCGGCGAGGGTGACGCGTCGGCCGGAGCCGCCGTCTGGGCCAACGCCGTCGGGATCGTTCCGGTGGCGTCGTTCACCGTCACCAAGCTGCGATGGCTGGCGGAGCACGAACCCGAGCACGCCGCCCGGGTCGCCGCCGTCGCCCTGCCACACGACTGGCTGACCTGGCGCCTGGCCGGTGCCAGCAGCCTGGAGTCGCTCACCACCGACCGCTCCGACGCATCGGGGACCGGGTACTGGTCGCCGCACACCGGCGACTACCGGCGTGACCTGCTCACCCGCGGGCTCGGGCACGACGCCGTGCTGCCGCGCGTCGTCGGGCCCGCCGAACGTGCCGGCACCGGGGCGGCGGGAGTCGTGCCCGGGCTCGGCGCCGACGTGGCGCTCGGCCCGGGCGCCGGGGACAACGCCGCCGCAGCGCTGGGCCTGGGCCTGCGACCCGGTGAGGTCGCCGTGTCGATCGGCACCTCCGGCGTGGTCTCGGCGATCGCGACTGCGCCGACCTCGGATGCGAGCGGCCTGGTCGCCGGCTTCGCCGACGCGACCGGACACTTCCTGCCGCTCGTGTGCACCCTCAACGCCTCGCGGGTGCTCGACGCGGCCTGTCGGTTGCTGGGCGTCGACCATGCCGAGTTGTCGCGGCTGGCGCTGTCCGCTCCGCTCGGCGCGGACGGACTGGTGCTGGTGCCCTACCTCGAGGGGGAGCGCACCCCCAACCGGCCCGACGACACCGGAGCGCTGCACGGGTTGCGCCCCGACAACCTCACGCCCGCGAACCTCGCTCGCGCCGCCGTGGAGGGCCTGCTGTGCGGGCTCGCCGACGGACTCGACGAGTTGCGCGCCAACGGCGTGCAGGTCGAACGGCTGCACCTGATCGGTGGTGGCGCCCGCTCCGAGGCCCTCCAGCGCATCGCCCCGGCGTTGTTCGGGGTCGATGTCGAGGTCCCGCCGGCGGGGGAGTACGTCGCCGACGGTGCCGCGCGGCAGGCCGCGTGGGTGCTCGCCGGCGGTGACACGCCGCCCGACTGGGGCGGCGCGCGTGGCGCACCGGTCGCTCACGCCGCCGACGAGGACGGTGCCTTCGTCCGCGAGCGCTATGCCGCGGTGCGCGAGCTCACCGCAACGGCCTGGGGCCGCCGCTGA
- the xylA gene encoding xylose isomerase — translation MAPVPTRDDHFSFGLWTIGWQAQDQFGAASRGPLDPVEAVHKLAELGAWGITFHDDDLVPFGSDDDTRSSILATFRAALDDTGLVVPMITTNTFSHPIFKDGAFTANDRDVRRYGLRKVLRNVDLAAELGARTFVMWGGREGSEYDASKDLNAAYDRYREGIDTVAGYIKDQGYELRIALEPKPNEPRGDILLPTVGHALAFIAELEHGDIVGLNPETGHEQMAGLNFTHGIAQALWAGKLFHVDLNGQRSIKFDQDLVFGHGDLISAFFTVDLLENGFPGGGPRYEGPRHFDYKPSRTEGYDGVWASAAANMEMYLLLKERAEAFRADPEVIEALEASKVTELAQPTLGEGESLTDLLSDRSTFEELDVEAVAKRSSAFVHLNQLAMRHLLGAS, via the coding sequence ATGGCACCGGTTCCCACCAGGGACGACCACTTCTCGTTCGGTCTGTGGACCATCGGCTGGCAGGCGCAGGACCAGTTCGGCGCGGCGTCGCGCGGGCCGCTCGACCCCGTCGAGGCCGTGCACAAGCTCGCCGAGCTCGGGGCCTGGGGGATCACGTTCCACGACGACGACCTCGTGCCCTTCGGCTCGGACGACGACACCCGGAGCTCGATCCTCGCGACGTTCCGCGCCGCGCTGGACGACACCGGCCTGGTCGTGCCGATGATCACGACCAACACCTTCTCGCACCCGATCTTCAAGGACGGCGCGTTCACGGCCAACGACCGTGACGTGCGCCGCTACGGGCTGCGCAAGGTGCTGCGCAACGTCGACCTCGCCGCCGAGCTCGGTGCCCGGACCTTCGTGATGTGGGGTGGCCGCGAGGGCAGCGAGTACGACGCCTCCAAGGACCTCAACGCGGCCTACGACCGCTACCGCGAGGGCATCGACACCGTCGCCGGCTACATCAAGGACCAGGGCTATGAGCTGCGCATCGCGCTCGAGCCCAAGCCCAACGAGCCCCGTGGCGACATCCTGCTGCCCACCGTCGGACACGCGCTGGCGTTCATCGCCGAGCTCGAGCACGGCGACATCGTCGGTCTGAACCCGGAGACCGGGCACGAGCAGATGGCGGGTCTGAACTTCACCCACGGCATCGCGCAGGCGCTGTGGGCAGGCAAGTTGTTCCACGTCGACCTCAACGGTCAGCGCAGCATCAAGTTCGACCAGGACCTCGTCTTCGGTCACGGCGACCTGATCTCCGCCTTCTTCACCGTCGACCTGCTCGAGAACGGCTTCCCGGGCGGGGGACCGCGCTACGAGGGGCCACGCCACTTCGACTACAAGCCCTCGCGCACCGAGGGCTACGACGGCGTGTGGGCCTCCGCCGCCGCGAACATGGAGATGTACCTGCTGCTCAAGGAGCGGGCCGAGGCGTTCCGCGCGGACCCGGAGGTCATCGAGGCACTCGAGGCCTCCAAGGTCACCGAGCTCGCGCAGCCGACGCTGGGTGAGGGCGAGTCGCTGACCGACCTGCTGAGCGACCGCTCCACCTTCGAGGAGCTCGACGTCGAGGCGGTGGCGAAGCGCTCGTCGGCGTTCGTCCACCTCAACCAGCTCGCGATGCGCCACCTGCTCGGCGCGAGCTGA
- the mmsB gene encoding multiple monosaccharide ABC transporter permease yields MSERAPLAVEDQPEDPKQPSVPAGDDRGGSGIRQYLGRNLREYGMMAALIVIVLLFQWLSDGRLLIPNNIASLVQQNAYVLILTIGMVMVIVAGHIDLSVGSVVAFVGGLAAVMMTSWDVNWLLASVLAIGVGGLVGVWQGFWVAYVGIPAFIVTLAGMLIFRGLAIVIVGTTVAGLPPQFNRISNGYVTNALGYVANLDVITLLIGGLAIAGLVVTQLRSRSALKRMDLTTEPSGAFVGKLALFAVLIGYVTYQLARSAGGMPIVLIIVGVLIVLYTFVMGRTVFGRHVYAMGGNLHAAVLSGVNTRRVNFLIFVNMGLLAGIAAVVTTSRAGAGVAAAGQNFELDAIAAAFIGGTAVTGGIGKVSGAIVGALIMGVLNMGLSILNVDPAWQMAIKGLVLLAAVAFDIVNKRRAGA; encoded by the coding sequence ATGAGCGAGCGTGCACCGCTGGCGGTCGAGGACCAGCCCGAGGACCCCAAGCAGCCGTCCGTCCCGGCCGGCGACGACCGGGGCGGCAGCGGCATCCGTCAGTACCTGGGCCGCAACCTGCGCGAGTACGGCATGATGGCGGCGTTGATCGTCATCGTCCTGCTGTTCCAGTGGCTGAGCGACGGCCGGCTGCTGATCCCGAACAACATCGCCAGCCTGGTCCAGCAGAACGCCTACGTGCTGATCCTCACGATCGGCATGGTGATGGTCATCGTCGCCGGCCACATCGACCTGTCGGTCGGATCGGTCGTCGCGTTCGTCGGTGGGCTGGCGGCCGTGATGATGACCAGCTGGGACGTCAACTGGCTCCTCGCGTCCGTGCTCGCGATCGGGGTGGGCGGCCTGGTCGGGGTGTGGCAGGGCTTCTGGGTCGCCTACGTCGGCATCCCGGCCTTCATCGTCACGCTGGCCGGCATGCTGATCTTCCGCGGTCTGGCGATCGTGATCGTCGGCACGACCGTGGCGGGTCTGCCGCCGCAGTTCAACCGGATCAGCAACGGCTACGTCACCAATGCGCTCGGGTACGTCGCCAACCTCGACGTGATCACCCTGCTGATCGGCGGGTTGGCGATCGCGGGCCTGGTCGTCACCCAGCTGCGCAGTCGGTCGGCGCTGAAGCGGATGGACCTGACCACCGAGCCGTCCGGCGCGTTCGTGGGCAAGCTCGCGCTGTTCGCCGTGCTCATCGGTTACGTGACCTACCAGCTCGCCCGGAGCGCCGGCGGGATGCCGATCGTGCTCATCATCGTGGGGGTGCTGATCGTGCTCTACACGTTCGTCATGGGGCGGACGGTCTTCGGCCGCCACGTCTACGCCATGGGCGGCAACCTGCACGCGGCCGTGCTCTCGGGCGTCAACACCCGCCGGGTCAACTTCCTGATCTTCGTCAACATGGGGCTGCTCGCCGGCATCGCCGCGGTGGTCACCACCTCGCGGGCCGGCGCCGGGGTCGCGGCGGCCGGACAGAACTTCGAGCTCGACGCGATCGCGGCCGCCTTCATCGGCGGTACGGCCGTGACCGGCGGCATCGGCAAGGTGTCGGGTGCCATCGTCGGCGCCCTGATCATGGGCGTGCTCAACATGGGTCTGTCCATCCTCAACGTCGACCCGGCCTGGCAGATGGCCATCAAGGGCCTCGTGCTGCTGGCAGCGGTCGCGTTCGACATCGTCAACAAGCGACGCGCCGGCGCCTGA
- a CDS encoding HAD family hydrolase, with translation MTTSALPTAVVFDCDGTLADTERLAEQAWQLTLREHDYEPSPADFAAVIGRPFPWCWDYFAGRADLGEQAAFVERLRTRFERLFDEDLDLHPDTVATMRALAEAGVPLAMASSSSHRHVLAVLERGDLRELVSVVVGADDVPHHKPDPTPYVVAARDLGLPAERCTAVEDTGVGVAAGRAAGMFTVAVLRPGIERATLAEADRVVDEVTVAALVPERQEVAS, from the coding sequence ATGACCACTTCCGCACTGCCCACGGCCGTCGTGTTCGACTGCGACGGCACCCTCGCCGACACGGAGCGACTGGCCGAGCAGGCCTGGCAGCTCACCCTGCGTGAACACGACTACGAACCGAGTCCGGCGGACTTCGCCGCCGTCATCGGTCGGCCGTTTCCCTGGTGCTGGGACTACTTCGCCGGCCGTGCCGACCTCGGCGAGCAGGCGGCGTTCGTCGAGCGGCTGCGCACCCGCTTCGAGCGGTTGTTCGACGAGGACCTCGACCTGCATCCCGACACCGTCGCCACCATGCGGGCACTGGCCGAGGCCGGCGTCCCGTTGGCCATGGCGTCGTCGTCGAGCCACCGGCACGTGCTCGCCGTGCTCGAGCGCGGGGATCTGCGCGAGCTGGTCTCGGTGGTCGTGGGCGCCGACGACGTCCCGCACCACAAGCCCGACCCGACCCCGTACGTGGTCGCGGCGCGCGACCTGGGGCTGCCGGCCGAGCGCTGCACGGCGGTCGAGGACACCGGGGTCGGTGTCGCCGCCGGCCGCGCCGCCGGCATGTTCACCGTGGCGGTGCTGCGGCCGGGGATCGAGCGTGCGACGCTGGCGGAGGCCGACCGCGTCGTCGACGAGGTCACCGTCGCCGCGCTGGTCCCCGAACGCCAGGAGGTGGCGTCGTGA
- a CDS encoding alpha/beta fold hydrolase produces MWREGYVLGGDTRFFVRVLGTPGFGPGEDSAERDDELIVLLHGWPEDGSAWRHVAPILADAGYRVACPDLKGLGRTRAPHGSRYDPESLADEISRLIRNLHARKAVLVGHDWGGPVAVATAFRHPGLVRALVVASAPLHEIDLRRSWHIPLLNLPVLPEIAFRVAPRPLVAAGIRHAARHPGAIPDDAVDAYARGVAARPGEWLPYYRGLARRAALEAALRRLRRRSRLLSDPPERHHLRVPAAVVWGEQDPVTPFPLAAGVARDLEAEVVAIPDAGHFVHEESPLAVAQAILDLAGPGAYAREGADQR; encoded by the coding sequence ATGTGGCGCGAGGGGTACGTGCTCGGCGGTGACACGCGCTTCTTCGTCCGGGTGCTCGGCACGCCGGGATTCGGACCGGGCGAGGACAGTGCCGAACGCGACGACGAGCTGATCGTGCTCCTGCACGGCTGGCCGGAGGACGGCTCGGCCTGGCGGCACGTCGCGCCGATCCTGGCCGACGCGGGCTACCGCGTCGCCTGTCCCGACCTCAAGGGCCTCGGGCGTACCCGTGCGCCACACGGCAGCCGCTACGACCCCGAGTCGCTCGCCGACGAGATCAGCCGGCTGATCCGCAACCTGCACGCCCGCAAGGCCGTACTCGTCGGACACGACTGGGGCGGACCGGTCGCCGTGGCGACCGCCTTCCGCCATCCCGGCCTGGTGCGTGCCCTGGTGGTGGCCTCGGCACCACTGCACGAGATCGACCTGCGTCGTTCCTGGCACATCCCGCTGCTCAACCTGCCCGTACTGCCCGAGATCGCGTTCCGGGTGGCTCCGCGCCCCCTGGTCGCGGCCGGCATCCGGCACGCGGCCCGTCACCCGGGCGCGATCCCCGACGACGCGGTCGATGCCTACGCCCGGGGTGTCGCCGCCCGCCCGGGGGAGTGGCTGCCCTACTACCGGGGGCTGGCCCGCCGTGCCGCCCTCGAGGCGGCGTTGCGTCGCCTGCGTCGGCGGAGCCGGCTGCTGTCCGACCCGCCCGAGCGCCACCACCTGCGGGTACCCGCCGCGGTGGTGTGGGGAGAGCAGGACCCGGTCACCCCCTTTCCGCTGGCCGCCGGGGTGGCCCGTGACCTCGAGGCCGAGGTCGTCGCGATCCCCGACGCCGGTCACTTCGTCCACGAGGAGTCCCCCCTGGCGGTCGCCCAGGCCATCCTGGACCTGGCCGGTCCCGGCGCCTACGCCCGCGAGGGAGCCGATCAACGATGA